Genomic segment of Sebastes fasciatus isolate fSebFas1 chromosome 3, fSebFas1.pri, whole genome shotgun sequence:
GCCGTCTGAACTataataaagatgatgataaaGCTCCTCTTTCTAACATCACATCTATCTAAACACACGGCCTGCCTGCGTGGAGACCTGccgtggaggaggaggatgctgcTCTCTCCTCAGCATCATCAACACTGTCAAGTCTGCTCTGCTTCACTACATACCACACAGCTTCCGGTTATACTTCCATACAGCTTCCGGTTATTCTACCTTACAGCTTCCGGTTATACTACCACACAGCTTCCGGTTATACTACCACACAGCTTCCGGTTAAACTACCATACAGCTTCCGGTTAAACTACCACACAGCTTCCGGTTAcaactattcaattaaattaaatttatttgtatatagcgtcaaaacagaagttatctcgagacgctttatatatatagcagGTCTTAGACCTTACACCATagtcgtaatattccgagaataaagtcataactttacgggaaaaaaagtcatattacgagcataaagtcataactttacgagaaaaagtcgtattattacgagaattaagtcataactttacgagaaaaaaatttgtaacattacgagaataaagtcataactttacgaaaaaaaagtcgtaatattacgagaataaagtcataactttacgaaaaaaaagtcgtaatattacgagaataaagtcataactttacgaaaaaaaagtcgtaatattactagaataaagtccgaaatttacgagaaaagtcctattacaagaataaagtcgtaactttaagcaaaaaaagtcgtattactagaataaagtcataactttacgaaaaaaaagtcgtaatataatgagaataaagtcagaactttacgaggaaaaaagttgtattccgagaataaagtcataactttacgaaaaaaaagtcgtaatattactaaaataaagtcataactttacgaggaaaaaagtcgtaatacgagaataaagtcataactttacgaaaaaaaaagtcctaatattactagaatactACCATACACCTTCTGGTTACACCTTTCAAAATAACGTCACCAGAAAGGTTTTCTAAGACAGGAAAAAGGGCTtacatttcaaagtaaaagtacaatagaCTTCTCGGACATTATGACAAGACTGCTATGTCATAATGACAAGAATCTCTGCCTTTTATCCATCCCCCGCTCAAACTtcaaaacaaaaggtgatcggGCCTTTTCTGTCTTAGCCCCAACTCTCTGGAATCACCTCCACCAATCTATTagagctgctgaatctctggACTGTTTTAAGCGACTCTTTACTTAGTTACTTACTTGCTTACAGGATTTACCTTCCCATTGGATCCTCAAATTTGCTTATTAGGGAATTTCACAGTCATTAGTACACCTTTTAAGAAActtaaaaaattgtttttttagaaaTAGCTTTATGCATCGCCGGGAAGTGTATAGCAATTACTTGGAAGTCTGATTGCCATCTCCTCATATATAGATGGCTTCTGGAAATGAACATCTGCATTCCACTTGAAAATATCACATATATCCTGAGAAATGAATACAACACCTTTCTGAAGATTTGGCAACCCTATTTAACCTATATGGACTCCTTACCAACACCTATATCGGATTTGATATGACAAAATTGTCAGACTTGATACATCATTAGTCATCTGAATAAGTCAGAACACTGCATCTCGTTAtttatgatttctttatttgtatatttaatttgtttttttctatatcctttttaattaaattgatcGTTAACTAGCCTACTCCTTTTGAGTATGGTtctttttcaatttaaaaaaaaaaaagtaaaagtacaatggTCGCTGAGATTTGTTTGCTCGAGGTAAAAAATCTCTAAACCAGAAGTTTAAAATATCACACAGAGAAATTAGCGATATAATACCATAAACATTCGTGGTCTCAACAAACTTTATTTCTGTAATTGTGCCACAATTATTGTGACTTTTTCTTTCATGTcaaaatactataaaaacatGTCACCCATCTAAACTTCTCTCcattttatttaaacatttttttgagAAAACCACAAGATTTCAGAATTCTAGTTTGTTCATAATTTGCTCTTTGGGTAATTGTGTCAAAAACCAACACATTTTACGCATACAATAATTAGAATATTGCTGTATCATCCAATTCAATCCAATCACATTAGGTTGTAAATCTGTTAGACTCCGATTGTCCTTAAATTGATCCTTTAAGTAActttaaagagaaaaataatatttgtagACCTCCTGAAAAAGAGACGTAAACTGTGTGATAGCCTATATTCTCTGTATAGGCTGGTGTGAAGTAGATTATATGAAGTATAATTCATGTTTTaacatgataaaaaaagaaaaaagatagcCCAGAGACCTAgataaaataacaaatgtaATGACTGATTAAATGAATAACATCATAAATGCACATTAGATATTAAAACTCAATAACCAGATGACTGAATAACTGAataacatttgagaagctggaatctgtgaaattacataattaattgataaatatttgcagattcatttttctgttgattgataattaattaactaatttaTTCAGCTCTTAATTGCTCACAGAAAGAGTACTCAAGAGTAACTTTTGAAGCTGATTGGCTGtccttatcagaaaaatgtacttaacgtttgaaaaacaaaagtattgattgtgcagtaaaatgttccctgtcagtgttttactattatatctgatgtttctggattaatattactgctgcattaatgggtatgttgcattttacggctgtagatgtttaaggttgtgttcattttaactcctttatatactgttggctagtttaatctacagcaatgcatgatggtctataagatcatcgtTAGTTTTTAGCgttgctgtcctgtgagaaccacgtatctctaaaCAGTCGACTTTTCATTGTGTCAGAAAAATGGCCCTGAAGATTAATTCTGAAGACAACAGGTTTACATTGTATATTGCCActgaatatgtatatttgttctGTTATATGACAGTGaaccttttcatttaaatatcatcAGTCTACTCAGCTtgattgacaggagagatgatcagaggggcagagtttttaccACCATTATTACGATAAGGACAGAAGtatgggaagagtttctcagtgaagcagcagccagtaaaggagtagataagagctgcagcatctacgtcataaaaggagaccagaccctcctcataatctacaaacacccccaccttctgaggctgagacttcagagagagaagaaTTGAAGGCCCAGCAAGAGCTTTGTACTCATTTCCATTTCTCAACCATATAATCCAGTTACCATTCTGAGGGTTAAGTCTAATGCttcccttcctgttgatcgactctctggccactcctaaGTCCCAGTTAGTCTTTCCTTTAACTTGAACCTCAAAGTAAAACCtgcctgaagagaaactctgctttccgaaaacacaaacacaataagaaaatctctctgggttgtctgggagattcttcCTCACATCACCATGATTCACTTGTTTcccatcatcagacaggatgagatcAGGATGAGCTGTATCAGGATCAAGTGTCACATTCACTGCATACTGCTGgatcctcttcagctcagcctCAGCGAGCAGCTTCTTTATCTCTTTATTGagtgtctcctccagctgagccaCAGCTTTCACCACAGTCCCCTCATATGATGGACGGACGCTGACCTCTGTCCAGTCCttggtggctggagcagctttCAGGGACTGGATactctggagaagatggagttggtcttcagagcgtgagagctgctccacttcagtccttctcttcgtcagctcagagatttcctgttccagctctttgatgaaagctccggcctgtttttctgttgttttctgcttctctttgatcgtGTCGATGAGATTGGCCTGGCCTCTctcaacagactccttcagagcagtgaagacctgaacaccttctgctatctctctgtctgcatcttcctcactgaggtcaactgagtgtttgatctcctgaatcttcagtcgtctcttctggatcatctgctgaatttcagcctctgtcttccccagctccgccttcttttctttatattcttctttcagaggaacaaCATCATGCATCTTGTGGTCTAGAACATGgcagagcatgcagacacatgtctggtcggtcttacagaacagctccagaggtttatcgtgcttcgtacacatcctgtcttccaggttctccacagggtcgatcagctgatgtcttttcagacgtgaagctgtcagatgaggctccaggtgagtctcacagtaggaggccagacacaccaggcaggacttcagggccttcagtttggttccagtgcagacgtcacagggaacttctcctggtttggacacttgttgctctgagctgctgctggtggatttctgttgagctgactgtctgaactgaacaaccatctcagagatgaaggTGTTGACCTTTAAATAAGGTCTTATGGCAAAATCCTCTTTACACATGGGACACAGGTACCTGTCACTAGTATTCCAGTGTTCATTGACGCAGTTTTTGCAGAAGTTATGTCCACATGGTATACtgactggatcagtgaacacatccagacagatggagcacagaaactgatATTCATATTGCAGATTGCTGGCAGCAGCCATGTCTATACACTGAGAACAAAAGGGAAagtattataaaatattttagatcacatttatcaattatttctataaaacaaatatcaaagtATGATTACTGCAATAgtgagaaacattattttgaattcATAGGTATGTTTCATTTAACTGAGATGTCCATCTGACAAGTGTCATCatcagtgctcgaagtgggccggtacgcaGCGGTACACCGTACcagcacttctacattttattCCTTGGCAGCTTCAGCTCCAGGCAGCATCTCACAAGCTGCCTGTActctcctctgacctctccaTATCATGTTCAcctcctttttgtaaaataattagtgaactgtttgtCATAACTTAATTGTGAACAAAtaaaattaatgaaacattaaaagttttctgacttttctgatttatagaatacGATTTTAAAGGAcgaacatttccagaagaattaaatgttcagaagaaggctgtgataaataatgagaataatcatttagctagtaataataatggtccaaaatgatgtaaaatgcgTAGATTTAAGTCAAaaagcatcctgactgggactctgctcctaaaacctgaatgaagagctcacacacctcagctctgcatgtatacctgcctgtctggctggctgctgttgattccagcctatagacatcctataatatattatagagagatgctgaaggctacaaataacacaggacagcactttaagtattaacactatatacagacacaccaccttaaccctataatgttccagtgtgaatattattggagtattataggcctactatagaagatgcatatagcccaagtatatatagcaataaaatcacaactgattatgactgacacagtttaacatgcttaaagaaattatgaataaataggaataagtcgcaagagattgctgataccggcagatacacacaacatgtgaataagagagtaccaACACTGGTCAATATGAAATTAAGagtgtaacttcctgtttgattaGAGCTGTAAGTTTTGTGTTATTGCTGGTTgttgaaacacagtaaatattaTCAGCTGCACTCACCAGTATTtgagtctgttgttgttgagaaagac
This window contains:
- the LOC141765298 gene encoding E3 ubiquitin-protein ligase TRIM21-like isoform X1, with protein sequence MAAASNLQYEYQFLCSICLDVFTDPVSIPCGHNFCKNCVNEHWNTSDRYLCPMCKEDFAIRPYLKVNTFISEMVVQFRQSAQQKSTSSSSEQQVSKPGEVPCDVCTGTKLKALKSCLVCLASYCETHLEPHLTASRLKRHQLIDPVENLEDRMCTKHDKPLELFCKTDQTCVCMLCHVLDHKMHDVVPLKEEYKEKKAELGKTEAEIQQMIQKRRLKIQEIKHSVDLSEEDADREIAEGVQVFTALKESVERGQANLIDTIKEKQKTTEKQAGAFIKELEQEISELTKRRTEVEQLSRSEDQLHLLQSIQSLKAAPATKDWTEVSVRPSYEGTVVKAVAQLEETLNKEIKKLLAEAELKRIQQYAVNVTLDPDTAHPDLILSDDGKQVNHGDVRKNLPDNPERFSYCVCVFGKQSFSSGRFYFEVQVKGKTNWDLGVARESINRKGSIRLNPQNGNWIIWLRNGNEYKALAGPSILLSLKSQPQKVGVFVDYEEGLVSFYDVDAAALIYSFTGCCFTEKLFPYFCPYRNNGGKNSAPLIISPVNQAE
- the LOC141765298 gene encoding E3 ubiquitin-protein ligase TRIM39-like isoform X2, whose translation is MAAASNLQYEYQFLCSICLDVFTDPVSIPCGHNFCKNCVNEHWNTSDRYLCPMCKEDFAIRPYLKVNTFISEMVVHSSEQQVSKPGEVPCDVCTGTKLKALKSCLVCLASYCETHLEPHLTASRLKRHQLIDPVENLEDRMCTKHDKPLELFCKTDQTCVCMLCHVLDHKMHDVVPLKEEYKEKKAELGKTEAEIQQMIQKRRLKIQEIKHSVDLSEEDADREIAEGVQVFTALKESVERGQANLIDTIKEKQKTTEKQAGAFIKELEQEISELTKRRTEVEQLSRSEDQLHLLQSIQSLKAAPATKDWTEVSVRPSYEGTVVKAVAQLEETLNKEIKKLLAEAELKRIQQYAVNVTLDPDTAHPDLILSDDGKQVNHGDVRKNLPDNPERFSYCVCVFGKQSFSSGRFYFEVQVKGKTNWDLGVARESINRKGSIRLNPQNGNWIIWLRNGNEYKALAGPSILLSLKSQPQKVGVFVDYEEGLVSFYDVDAAALIYSFTGCCFTEKLFPYFCPYRNNGGKNSAPLIISPVNQAE